The following are encoded together in the bacterium genome:
- the ftsW gene encoding putative lipid II flippase FtsW has protein sequence MTAIAPRAPRRAWVSALRAAPAGQATVPFYLLFGLIVTLNAIGLVMVLSVSSVTSLYVGQSTWFTFQRQFVWCVGGLVAMILVLRMDYRQWKKYANAGVALSLLLLVAVLIPGIGTTANGATRWIYFGPISFQPSELAKLAMILFAAAWLADKKGEERSTRTTIRPVLVICCIMSGLILLQPNLGTSVLLVLIAFAALFMAGVPLLPLTGWSLFSGGAAALAAWGSTYRRNRLAAMLDPWSDPLDTGWQTIQSRVGIASGGHSGVGLGEGRIKWGFLPEAQTDFIFAVLAEEMGWLGATFVICLFAGFVVCGIWVAVNAPDRFGQVLATGVTVWVGAQAFVNIAAVVGVLPITGVPLPFLSVGGSALLTSMVASGMLLNIARQIRVEP, from the coding sequence ATGACCGCAATAGCTCCCCGGGCTCCCCGTCGGGCGTGGGTCTCGGCCCTCCGAGCGGCCCCGGCCGGCCAGGCCACGGTTCCGTTCTACCTGTTGTTCGGATTGATCGTGACCCTCAACGCCATCGGCTTGGTCATGGTGCTGTCGGTCTCGTCGGTCACCAGCCTGTACGTCGGCCAGTCCACCTGGTTCACATTCCAGCGTCAGTTCGTCTGGTGTGTGGGTGGGCTCGTGGCCATGATTTTGGTTTTGCGGATGGACTATCGGCAGTGGAAGAAGTACGCCAATGCTGGAGTGGCGCTCTCCTTGCTGCTCCTGGTGGCCGTGCTGATTCCGGGGATCGGCACAACGGCCAATGGCGCCACTCGCTGGATCTACTTCGGCCCGATCAGCTTCCAGCCCTCTGAACTGGCCAAGCTGGCCATGATCTTGTTTGCGGCCGCGTGGCTGGCTGACAAGAAGGGCGAAGAGCGCAGTACCCGAACCACCATCCGTCCGGTGCTGGTGATCTGCTGCATCATGTCTGGGCTCATTCTGCTCCAGCCCAATCTGGGCACTTCTGTGCTCCTCGTGTTGATCGCTTTCGCCGCGTTGTTCATGGCCGGAGTGCCCCTGCTTCCGCTGACCGGCTGGTCGCTGTTCAGCGGCGGGGCGGCTGCATTGGCCGCATGGGGATCGACCTATCGCCGCAACCGGTTGGCCGCCATGCTCGATCCGTGGTCCGATCCGCTCGACACTGGATGGCAGACCATCCAATCGCGGGTGGGCATCGCTTCGGGGGGGCACTCCGGAGTGGGCTTGGGGGAGGGCCGCATCAAGTGGGGATTTCTCCCCGAAGCCCAAACCGACTTCATTTTCGCCGTATTGGCCGAGGAGATGGGCTGGCTGGGCGCCACCTTCGTCATTTGTCTGTTCGCCGGCTTTGTGGTCTGCGGGATCTGGGTGGCGGTCAATGCACCCGACCGCTTCGGACAAGTCCTGGCCACCGGTGTCACGGTGTGGGTGGGGGCCCAGGCCTTTGTGAACATCGCTGCGGTGGTTGGGGTGTTGCCGATCACCGGGGTTCCCCTGCCATTCTTGTCGGTGGGAGGCTCAGCACTGTTGACGAGCATGGTGGCCTCAGGGATGCTCTTGAACATCGCCCGTCAAATTCGAGTCGAGCCGTGA
- the murD gene encoding UDP-N-acetylmuramoyl-L-alanine--D-glutamate ligase, with protein MSRDPLLLVGFAVTNRAVCAQLVERGLPVVAADDAPDDQARRYAADLRVDLREQLATEEWTSLAAEARAIVPTPGLPESHPSLSAAVAAGTPVISEFDLAQRWDDRPTLAVTGTNGKTTVTLMAAAMLEASGIPVAVAGNTETPLVEAIRGDRPAAFVVEASSFRLAHSRCYQPTVGAWLNFAPDHLDVHASLNSYRAAKAALWSRVDENTTSVVNRDDPVVAEHAPGRGRVVTFGLEQGDFRTSGGALWAESEKLAKIAELHRPQPHELANCLAAAAVAMAGGAHRDGVRAALLSWTGLPHRVVLVAEHDGVRFYDDSKATTPHAVCAAVQSVGRSVLIAGGRNKGLDLRPLAAAADELRSVVAIGEAASEVQQVFSGLCPVVTIESMEEAVRTAAEMAQSGDAVLLSPGCASFDWYGSYAERGDHFSFLVREMIGGSP; from the coding sequence TGCTGGTGGGCTTTGCCGTGACCAACCGGGCGGTGTGCGCCCAGCTGGTGGAGCGCGGCTTGCCGGTGGTGGCTGCCGACGACGCCCCTGACGACCAGGCCCGCCGCTACGCCGCCGATCTGCGGGTCGATCTCCGAGAGCAGCTCGCCACCGAAGAGTGGACATCCTTGGCGGCCGAAGCTCGGGCCATCGTTCCCACTCCGGGACTGCCCGAGTCCCACCCCTCGCTCAGTGCGGCCGTCGCTGCGGGCACGCCCGTCATCTCTGAGTTCGACTTGGCTCAACGGTGGGATGACCGCCCGACGCTGGCGGTCACCGGGACCAACGGCAAGACAACGGTGACGCTCATGGCCGCAGCCATGCTGGAAGCCTCCGGGATTCCGGTAGCGGTGGCCGGGAACACGGAGACGCCGCTGGTTGAGGCCATTCGGGGCGATCGACCCGCCGCATTCGTGGTAGAGGCATCCTCGTTCCGCCTGGCCCACAGCCGGTGCTACCAGCCCACGGTGGGGGCGTGGTTGAACTTCGCCCCCGACCACCTCGACGTCCATGCCTCGCTGAACAGCTATCGGGCCGCCAAGGCCGCACTGTGGAGCCGTGTCGATGAGAACACCACGTCGGTGGTGAACCGAGACGACCCAGTAGTCGCCGAACATGCGCCTGGACGAGGGCGGGTGGTGACCTTCGGGCTCGAACAAGGCGACTTCCGAACGAGCGGAGGGGCATTGTGGGCCGAGTCAGAAAAGCTGGCCAAAATCGCAGAGCTGCACCGGCCCCAACCCCACGAGTTGGCCAATTGCCTGGCCGCGGCGGCCGTGGCCATGGCCGGCGGGGCCCACCGTGATGGAGTGAGGGCGGCTCTGCTGTCGTGGACCGGCCTGCCCCATCGGGTGGTATTGGTGGCCGAACACGATGGGGTGCGCTTTTATGACGACTCCAAAGCCACCACTCCCCATGCGGTGTGCGCCGCGGTGCAGTCGGTAGGGCGATCGGTTCTCATTGCCGGTGGCCGTAATAAGGGACTTGACCTGCGGCCGCTGGCCGCGGCGGCCGACGAGCTCCGATCGGTGGTGGCCATCGGAGAGGCCGCCTCGGAAGTCCAGCAGGTGTTCTCCGGGCTGTGCCCGGTGGTCACCATCGAGTCCATGGAGGAGGCGGTACGCACCGCCGCGGAGATGGCCCAAAGCGGCGATGCAGTGCTGTTGTCGCCGGGATGTGCCTCGTTCGACTGGTACGGCTCCTATGCCGAGCGAGGCGACCACTTCTCCTTCTTGGTACGCGAGATGATCGGAGGATCGCCATGA